One Pecten maximus chromosome 7, xPecMax1.1, whole genome shotgun sequence genomic window carries:
- the LOC117331517 gene encoding uncharacterized protein LOC117331517: MSQCSDMGAKLVEIQTDEEGRFIMDNLPDRIGNEIVYTGRKRNANDVWVFATSEAEINTTVRSWSIGEPSGGELKCGCTSRLDSFVMVDCYCTGFTLFYMCEIVR, from the exons ATG AGTCAGTGTTCTGATATGGGAGCTAAACTAGTAGAAATCCAAACAGACGAGGAAGGCCGATTTATAATGGATAATTTGCCAGATCGTATTG GAAACGAAATAGTCTACACTGGGCGGAAGAGGAATGCTAATGATGTTTGGGTTTTTGCCACAAGCGAGGCGGAAATAAATACAACTGTGCGATCATGGAGTATTGGGGAGCCAAGTGGAGGAGAACTAAAGTGCGGATGCACCTCGAGGTTAGACAGTTTTGTGATGGTGGACTGCTATTGTACTGGTTTTACGCTCTTCTACATGTGCGAAATTGTGCGTTAG